A genomic segment from Tuwongella immobilis encodes:
- a CDS encoding FUSC family protein, which translates to MNPTIRHALKTGLAGGLTWIICDASPLEDRTHHVWAVISAVLVMQSNLGSVLKAVGSRAVGTAFGAVFGAFVASLLGSGVGPLALGVGLTIGVCTALNLQESNRLAGSTAAVVMLTTSQELGPWGLATVRFLDVMFGMTIAILVQSLIWPALARTDLRDTLAKFLAQIRELYPLTGSVVEGICQGAPRPATPLTDVQLELMRTDLVATNMALRTLFGDLQREPGNHRDEVALWTAILHQCDELEHHVEGLIHAQESLRNDTFPRHMEHPLRDLIVLTLSLLDGLTGQLHGVPVLTDFGDDLEAARKRADDAFDRLRHTGVTLTVPLPEVLRFCTFFNHLRAVARHLIRLRQTVITQKPTPNQPNSSANSLSGTLSLASSNAQP; encoded by the coding sequence ATGAATCCGACGATTCGACATGCTCTGAAGACCGGGCTTGCCGGTGGCCTGACCTGGATTATCTGCGATGCCTCGCCGCTGGAAGATCGCACCCACCACGTCTGGGCGGTGATCTCCGCCGTGCTGGTGATGCAATCCAATCTGGGGAGCGTGCTCAAAGCGGTCGGTTCGCGGGCCGTTGGCACCGCATTCGGGGCCGTCTTCGGAGCATTTGTCGCATCGCTATTGGGCAGCGGTGTCGGGCCATTGGCTCTGGGTGTCGGGCTGACCATCGGCGTATGTACCGCGCTGAATCTGCAAGAAAGTAACCGCCTGGCGGGAAGCACGGCCGCCGTCGTCATGCTCACCACCAGCCAGGAACTCGGCCCCTGGGGATTGGCGACGGTTCGATTTCTCGATGTCATGTTCGGCATGACCATCGCCATTTTGGTGCAAAGCCTCATTTGGCCAGCACTTGCGCGGACCGACCTGCGCGATACCCTGGCGAAATTTCTCGCGCAGATCCGCGAGTTGTACCCGCTCACCGGCTCCGTCGTGGAGGGGATTTGCCAAGGTGCCCCCCGCCCCGCCACGCCGCTCACCGATGTCCAACTCGAACTCATGCGAACCGACTTGGTCGCCACCAACATGGCGCTGCGCACCCTGTTCGGCGACTTGCAACGCGAGCCAGGCAACCATCGAGACGAAGTCGCACTCTGGACCGCGATTTTGCATCAATGCGATGAATTGGAACACCACGTCGAAGGGCTGATTCACGCCCAAGAAAGCCTGCGAAACGACACATTTCCACGGCACATGGAACATCCGCTGCGGGATCTGATCGTGCTGACGCTCAGTCTGCTAGACGGCCTCACCGGGCAGCTTCACGGCGTGCCCGTGCTGACCGATTTCGGCGACGATCTGGAAGCCGCCCGCAAACGTGCCGATGATGCCTTCGACCGACTCCGCCACACCGGGGTGACACTCACCGTACCGCTGCCGGAAGTGCTGCGGTTCTGCACCTTTTTCAACCACCTCCGAGCCGTCGCCCGCCACCTGATCCGCCTGCGTCAAACCGTCATCACCCAAAAGCCGACCCCGAATCAACCGAATTCCAGCGCCAATTCCCTCTCCGGCACCCTCTCCCTCGCTTCGAGCAACGCACAACCATAG
- a CDS encoding patatin-like phospholipase family protein, with protein sequence MADFDVILSSGGSKGMAFMGAVEVLQRKHRVRRVIGTSAGAIGALFLAAGYTAKELIGILGPNGADRTALAQLLAPPDAEPLKEAMRQPDSEIRRLGRSFLDTVIDRVMGKLSEKLPRVAFGLRVAAAPHRDELRTAVLEAMIEHAAGPRLASLASFLEFGGFYSSETAIDWLSKRVATQVRGFTADWTLAQLFQATGRDVTFVTADTTEKRALFLNHRTAPDCPAVQAVRMSLSIPLVWQEIVWPAHWGKYLNQPMTGHVLVDGAAMLEMPLQLYLKPDEPMVRQVMGPPPAGEAHTIGLLLDDQIPPPGMNGNPGNGAAGMGKLDLRIGRLVDTLTRWEQDALKPLDALICRIPTQGFSALEFEMSQERFDALINSGRCAMTEYLTQRKFAV encoded by the coding sequence ATGGCAGACTTTGATGTAATCCTCAGCAGCGGCGGCAGCAAAGGCATGGCCTTCATGGGCGCGGTCGAGGTGCTGCAGCGCAAGCATCGCGTGCGGCGGGTGATCGGCACCTCCGCCGGGGCAATTGGCGCGTTATTCTTGGCTGCGGGATACACCGCCAAGGAACTGATCGGCATTCTCGGCCCCAACGGAGCCGATCGCACGGCGCTGGCGCAACTGCTCGCCCCGCCGGATGCCGAGCCGCTGAAAGAAGCGATGCGGCAGCCCGATAGCGAAATCCGCCGCCTAGGACGATCGTTCTTGGATACGGTCATCGATCGCGTCATGGGCAAACTCTCGGAGAAACTTCCCCGAGTCGCATTCGGGCTGCGCGTCGCCGCCGCACCACACCGCGATGAGCTGCGAACCGCCGTCCTGGAAGCCATGATCGAACACGCCGCCGGGCCTCGACTCGCCTCGCTTGCATCGTTCCTGGAATTCGGCGGATTCTACTCGTCGGAAACCGCCATCGATTGGCTCAGCAAACGCGTCGCGACCCAAGTTCGTGGCTTCACCGCCGATTGGACGCTCGCCCAATTGTTCCAAGCAACCGGACGCGATGTCACCTTCGTCACCGCCGACACCACCGAAAAACGGGCGTTGTTCCTGAATCACCGCACCGCACCGGATTGCCCTGCCGTCCAGGCCGTTCGCATGTCGCTCAGCATTCCGTTGGTCTGGCAGGAAATCGTTTGGCCTGCCCACTGGGGGAAATATCTCAACCAGCCAATGACCGGGCATGTGCTGGTGGATGGGGCCGCCATGCTGGAAATGCCGCTGCAACTGTATCTGAAGCCCGACGAACCGATGGTCCGCCAAGTGATGGGCCCGCCCCCCGCTGGCGAAGCCCACACCATTGGGCTGTTGCTAGACGACCAAATTCCTCCACCCGGAATGAATGGCAATCCGGGCAATGGCGCCGCCGGAATGGGCAAACTCGACTTACGCATCGGGCGACTGGTCGATACCCTCACTCGTTGGGAGCAAGACGCCCTCAAGCCGCTCGATGCCCTGATTTGCCGCATTCCCACGCAGGGATTCTCGGCACTGGAATTCGAGATGTCGCAAGAACGCTTTGATGCCCTGATTAATTCCGGTCGCTGTGCCATGACGGAATATCTCACCCAGCGAAAGTTCGCCGTATGA
- a CDS encoding GNAT family N-acetyltransferase: MSQQTPITVRPARMDDLATLVDFNCKLAWESEHHTLDPRIVEPGVAALLADPVGRGRYWVATHGESGPVVGQLQITREWSDWRNGWFWWLQSVYVDAQFRRMGVFSSLVAAMKQAARQEGDVIGLRLYVEQENHAAQRTYERLGLQPIPFQLYQQLPIES, encoded by the coding sequence ATGTCGCAGCAGACTCCAATTACCGTTCGTCCGGCCCGCATGGATGATCTGGCCACACTGGTCGATTTCAACTGCAAACTCGCCTGGGAAAGCGAGCACCACACGCTTGACCCGCGCATCGTGGAACCCGGCGTGGCCGCACTGCTGGCCGACCCGGTGGGACGCGGCCGATATTGGGTGGCCACCCACGGCGAATCCGGACCCGTCGTTGGCCAGTTGCAGATCACCCGCGAATGGTCCGACTGGCGAAATGGCTGGTTCTGGTGGCTGCAAAGTGTCTATGTGGATGCGCAATTTCGCCGCATGGGCGTGTTCTCCTCGTTGGTGGCGGCCATGAAACAAGCCGCGCGCCAGGAAGGCGATGTGATTGGCCTGCGTCTCTATGTCGAACAGGAGAATCATGCCGCTCAACGCACCTACGAACGACTCGGCTTGCAACCGATTCCGTTTCAATTATACCAACAATTGCCCATCGAATCGTAA
- a CDS encoding adenine phosphoribosyltransferase: MNLADYIRDIPDFPKPGILFKDITPLLASPQAFGHAVDQMAAHYESHAIDAIAAAEARGFLIAAPLALRLNKPLVPLRKPGKLPYRTYSLKYDLEYGSAELQMHIDSVTPGARVLLVDDLLATGGTMAAGAQLIQQAGANIAGFGFLVELAFLNGRERLPQAAVYSLLTY, from the coding sequence ATGAATCTGGCCGATTATATTCGGGACATCCCTGATTTTCCCAAACCGGGGATTCTATTCAAGGATATTACCCCATTGTTGGCATCGCCCCAAGCGTTTGGCCATGCGGTGGATCAGATGGCGGCCCATTATGAATCGCATGCGATTGATGCGATTGCCGCTGCCGAGGCTCGCGGATTTCTGATCGCCGCACCCTTGGCCTTGCGTCTGAATAAGCCATTGGTCCCGCTGCGCAAGCCCGGCAAACTGCCGTATCGCACCTATTCGTTGAAATACGATTTGGAATACGGTTCCGCCGAACTGCAAATGCACATCGACAGCGTCACCCCTGGTGCCCGTGTGCTGCTGGTGGATGATCTGTTGGCCACCGGCGGAACCATGGCCGCTGGCGCTCAGTTGATTCAACAAGCCGGGGCCAATATCGCGGGCTTTGGGTTCCTGGTGGAGTTGGCGTTTCTGAATGGGCGCGAACGTCTTCCGCAGGCAGCAGTCTATTCGTTATTGACTTACTGA
- the hisI gene encoding phosphoribosyl-AMP cyclohydrolase, whose protein sequence is MIELDFDKAGGLVSAIAQDVETGQVLMIAWMNREAFEETVRTGRAVYYSRSRKKLWRKGEESGNVQQVHEIFVDCDTDAVLLKVKQIGGAACHEGYASCFFRKVEGDELTVIGERIFDPKKVYSS, encoded by the coding sequence ATGATTGAACTGGATTTTGACAAAGCCGGCGGGCTGGTCAGCGCCATCGCTCAAGATGTGGAAACTGGCCAAGTGCTGATGATTGCGTGGATGAACCGCGAGGCCTTTGAAGAAACCGTCCGCACCGGCCGCGCGGTGTATTACTCCCGTAGCCGCAAGAAGTTATGGCGCAAAGGCGAAGAAAGCGGCAATGTGCAACAAGTGCATGAAATCTTCGTGGATTGTGACACCGATGCCGTGCTGCTGAAAGTCAAGCAGATCGGCGGAGCGGCCTGCCACGAAGGGTACGCCAGTTGCTTTTTCCGCAAAGTCGAAGGCGATGAACTGACCGTCATCGGCGAGCGTATTTTTGATCCGAAAAAGGTATACTCCTCATGA
- the hisG gene encoding ATP phosphoribosyltransferase: MSEPKQLKLGIPAGSLQEATAELMRRAGYKITFASRSYYPVVDDPELHLTLIRAQEMARYVENGSLDCGLTGLDWILENDAKVVEMTELVFSKVSRRPVRWVLAVPNDSPIQGPKDLQGKRIATEVVNLTRRWLAEHGVTANVEFSWGATEVKPPRLADAIVEVTETGSSLRANNLRIVCDLLTSTPRFIANQAAFDDPWKRQKMDDLILMLKGAMAAEGRVGLMLNVRKADLPRVLAILPALQNPTISPLANDDWVAVNTIIEEDTVRHIIPQLKAAGGAGIVEYPLSKIID, from the coding sequence ATGAGCGAGCCGAAACAGCTCAAATTGGGCATCCCCGCAGGCAGCCTGCAAGAAGCGACCGCGGAACTGATGCGTCGCGCAGGCTACAAAATCACCTTCGCGAGCCGAAGCTACTACCCCGTGGTGGATGATCCCGAACTGCATCTGACGCTCATTCGAGCGCAAGAAATGGCCCGCTATGTCGAAAATGGCTCGCTGGATTGCGGCTTGACCGGGTTGGACTGGATTCTGGAAAACGACGCCAAAGTGGTGGAAATGACCGAGCTGGTGTTCAGCAAAGTCAGCCGCCGACCCGTGCGCTGGGTGCTGGCGGTGCCCAATGATTCCCCCATTCAGGGGCCAAAGGATCTGCAAGGCAAGCGCATCGCCACCGAAGTGGTCAACCTGACCCGACGTTGGCTGGCGGAACATGGCGTGACCGCGAATGTCGAATTTTCCTGGGGGGCGACCGAGGTGAAGCCGCCGCGATTGGCCGACGCCATCGTGGAAGTCACCGAAACGGGGTCCTCGTTGCGGGCCAACAATCTGCGCATTGTCTGCGATCTGCTCACCAGCACCCCGCGATTTATCGCCAACCAAGCCGCATTCGATGATCCCTGGAAGCGGCAAAAAATGGACGACTTGATTCTCATGCTCAAAGGCGCAATGGCCGCCGAGGGGCGAGTCGGGTTGATGCTCAACGTCCGCAAGGCCGACCTGCCACGCGTGCTGGCGATTCTCCCCGCGTTGCAGAACCCCACCATTTCGCCCCTGGCCAACGACGATTGGGTCGCCGTTAATACGATTATCGAAGAAGATACCGTCCGCCATATCATCCCGCAGCTCAAGGCCGCCGGCGGTGCAGGCATCGTCGAATATCCGTTGTCCAAGATCATCGATTGA
- a CDS encoding DUF1501 domain-containing protein: MSLNDVQLTMNPDGLVSRRSFLGAGMLAGLSGLSLRERLRAAGPELRKRDLSVILLFMQGAPSQFETFDPKPGTPTGGPTKGISTSIPGVQIAEYWPKMAAMMNRVALIRSLNSRDVNHPSAQYLLRTGYKISGSVKYPHFGSIVAQESGGTGSDLPPFVAIAGNPAAGSGYLSKSVAPFVITDPTRPPVNTQLPAGMTKEALQRRLRLTAKLEQDFAAAGAKSLVKDHQAINDAAARLVLSPKLKEFDLSEEKDSLRDRYGRNSFGQGCLLARRLTEVGVPFVEVSHGNWDTHRENFEGHERLSSVVDAGFSTLLEDLKQRGRLNKTLVIWTGEFGRTPTINGNNGRDHYGRAFNGILAGAGIKPGVVVGKTDSQGREIAERPVSVQDLFCTLCEVLGINPRQKIETDGRGIRIVDGGEAVKEVLA; encoded by the coding sequence ATGTCACTGAACGACGTGCAATTGACGATGAATCCGGACGGGCTGGTGAGCCGCCGGTCGTTTTTGGGGGCTGGCATGCTGGCGGGGCTGAGCGGGCTGAGCCTGCGGGAGCGGCTTCGGGCGGCGGGGCCGGAACTCCGCAAGCGGGATCTCTCCGTGATTCTGCTGTTCATGCAAGGTGCCCCCAGCCAATTCGAGACGTTCGACCCCAAGCCGGGCACGCCGACGGGTGGCCCCACCAAGGGAATTTCGACCAGCATTCCGGGGGTGCAAATCGCCGAATATTGGCCGAAAATGGCCGCGATGATGAATCGAGTTGCGTTGATTCGTTCGCTGAATTCGCGGGACGTGAATCACCCCTCCGCGCAATATCTGTTGCGGACCGGGTACAAAATCAGCGGATCGGTGAAATATCCGCACTTTGGATCGATCGTCGCTCAAGAATCGGGCGGAACCGGGTCGGATCTGCCGCCCTTCGTGGCGATTGCCGGGAACCCCGCCGCCGGGAGCGGCTATTTGAGCAAATCCGTCGCTCCGTTCGTGATTACCGATCCCACTCGGCCACCGGTGAATACACAACTCCCCGCAGGCATGACCAAGGAAGCCCTGCAACGCCGCTTGCGATTGACCGCGAAATTGGAGCAAGACTTTGCCGCCGCCGGTGCGAAATCGCTGGTGAAGGATCATCAGGCGATCAACGACGCCGCAGCCCGACTCGTGCTGTCGCCCAAGCTGAAGGAATTTGACCTGTCCGAAGAAAAGGACTCGTTGCGCGATCGCTACGGTCGCAACTCCTTTGGCCAAGGCTGCTTACTCGCTCGGCGATTGACCGAAGTGGGCGTTCCGTTCGTTGAAGTCAGCCATGGCAACTGGGACACCCACCGGGAAAATTTCGAGGGGCACGAACGGCTGTCGTCGGTGGTGGATGCGGGATTTTCGACGCTGCTGGAAGACCTGAAGCAGCGCGGTCGGCTGAACAAAACGCTGGTGATCTGGACCGGCGAATTCGGCCGCACTCCGACCATCAACGGCAATAACGGCCGCGATCATTATGGCCGCGCCTTCAACGGAATCCTCGCCGGGGCCGGAATTAAGCCCGGCGTGGTCGTGGGCAAAACCGATTCGCAGGGCCGCGAAATTGCCGAACGCCCCGTCAGCGTGCAAGATCTGTTTTGCACCCTGTGCGAAGTGTTGGGCATTAACCCCCGCCAAAAAATCGAGACCGACGGCCGCGGCATCCGCATCGTCGATGGCGGCGAAGCCGTGAAGGAAGTCCTGGCATAA
- a CDS encoding DUF1549 domain-containing protein, with translation MKPITPMIRCLAFLLGILGITATASYGEEPTPKSAPSSDAIFKRIDRDSDGRISKSEYEAFAGMLPRFKDNKQAIQQAFNRFDGNQDGHIDNLEFDRMSALSRFAKGFAKPDGEKFGKLGKFFPKLMPNSKPETPEKKPAVQGISEEVARKHRFPAAPDSEGVAVIPPEWASVPKTATSAAEIDALLKAAQAEDELKPAKPCSDEIFARRVWIDLCGTLPPDTELRQFVADRSPTKRAELIDRLLASPEFAQRQAKAWREIMLSRATAQNAFLVRPREQGLESWLTDQFQKNRDWASITRDLLTAEGTMTPQETREKGNLGFLLAHLREEGPVERANDVARVFLGINIQCSQCHDAPNDVWKRDQFHQFAAFFGRTNGQALPPQLTKSGGFELRLSSRGFGDYRQPDLDDPKVTHAVEPAFFLNGKSVSSRTSDLDRRKSLADWVTDPANYYFPAAFVNRTWHDLMGQTFVSPVDNLGPLQDVTYPEVLNRLAAGFVGSNFDIRSVFRVIMNTEAYQREFQLGATPEEHLNFAGVRPAPLRGSDLWGALNRALGPINGEMRLPGATPSVGRFPPSFRSAFEQLFNFDLSKPVDEVEATVPQALMLMNNSMLNGYMKATRFTNLGRMLQQTTDNRVAVRTLYERTLGRRPTDREMNTCLDHIRAMQDRAAAFEDLQWSLINSTEFRTRR, from the coding sequence ATGAAGCCCATCACCCCGATGATTCGTTGCCTTGCGTTTCTGCTCGGCATCCTCGGCATCACCGCCACCGCCAGCTATGGCGAAGAACCGACCCCGAAGTCGGCCCCTTCCAGCGATGCGATTTTCAAGCGAATCGATCGCGATTCCGATGGCCGCATCAGCAAATCCGAATACGAAGCATTCGCGGGCATGCTCCCCCGCTTCAAGGATAACAAGCAAGCCATTCAGCAAGCGTTCAACCGCTTCGATGGCAATCAAGATGGACACATCGACAATCTCGAATTCGACCGCATGTCGGCACTGAGCCGATTTGCCAAGGGATTCGCCAAACCCGATGGGGAGAAATTTGGGAAACTCGGCAAATTTTTCCCCAAATTGATGCCCAATTCCAAGCCGGAAACCCCGGAAAAGAAGCCCGCTGTCCAGGGAATTAGCGAAGAAGTGGCCCGCAAGCACCGATTCCCGGCTGCTCCGGATTCCGAAGGCGTCGCCGTGATCCCCCCCGAATGGGCCAGCGTTCCCAAAACAGCCACCAGCGCGGCGGAAATCGATGCGTTGCTCAAAGCCGCCCAGGCCGAAGATGAGTTGAAGCCGGCCAAGCCCTGTTCCGATGAAATTTTCGCCCGGCGTGTCTGGATCGATCTGTGTGGCACACTGCCGCCCGATACGGAATTGCGTCAATTTGTTGCCGATCGCTCCCCGACCAAACGCGCGGAATTGATCGATCGATTGCTCGCGAGCCCGGAATTCGCGCAACGCCAAGCCAAAGCCTGGCGAGAAATTATGCTCTCCCGAGCGACAGCGCAGAATGCGTTTCTGGTGCGGCCACGTGAGCAAGGTTTGGAAAGTTGGCTGACCGATCAGTTCCAAAAGAACCGCGATTGGGCCAGCATCACCCGCGATTTGCTCACCGCCGAAGGGACGATGACGCCGCAAGAGACCCGCGAAAAGGGCAATCTCGGATTCCTCCTCGCTCACCTGCGTGAAGAAGGGCCGGTGGAACGGGCCAATGATGTCGCCCGCGTCTTCTTGGGCATCAACATCCAATGTTCGCAATGCCATGATGCCCCGAATGATGTTTGGAAGCGCGATCAATTCCATCAGTTTGCCGCGTTCTTTGGCCGCACCAATGGCCAAGCACTGCCGCCGCAATTGACGAAATCGGGTGGCTTTGAGCTGCGGCTCAGCTCGCGGGGGTTCGGAGATTATCGCCAGCCCGATTTGGATGATCCCAAGGTCACGCATGCCGTCGAGCCGGCGTTCTTCCTGAATGGCAAGTCCGTTTCCAGCCGCACAAGCGACCTGGACCGCCGCAAATCGCTGGCCGATTGGGTGACCGATCCGGCGAATTACTACTTCCCCGCGGCATTCGTGAATCGCACCTGGCATGACCTGATGGGCCAAACCTTTGTCAGCCCCGTGGATAATCTTGGTCCGCTGCAAGATGTGACCTATCCCGAAGTGCTGAATCGACTTGCGGCAGGATTCGTTGGCAGCAACTTTGACATTCGCTCCGTGTTCCGCGTCATCATGAATACGGAGGCGTATCAACGCGAATTCCAACTCGGTGCCACCCCCGAGGAGCATCTCAACTTCGCGGGAGTTCGCCCGGCCCCGCTGCGGGGAAGCGATTTGTGGGGCGCTCTGAATCGCGCGTTGGGACCGATCAACGGTGAAATGCGCCTGCCCGGCGCAACGCCCAGCGTGGGCCGATTCCCCCCTTCGTTCCGATCCGCATTCGAGCAGTTGTTCAACTTCGACCTCTCCAAACCAGTGGATGAAGTGGAAGCCACCGTGCCGCAAGCGCTGATGCTGATGAACAACAGCATGCTCAACGGATACATGAAAGCCACCCGCTTCACCAATCTGGGCCGAATGTTGCAGCAAACCACCGACAACCGAGTCGCCGTGCGAACGCTGTATGAGCGCACGCTGGGCCGTCGCCCCACGGATCGGGAAATGAACACCTGCTTGGATCACATCCGGGCGATGCAAGATCGGGCCGCCGCCTTTGAAGATTTGCAATGGAGTCTGATTAACTCCACGGAATTCCGAACGCGCCGTTAA
- a CDS encoding RHS repeat-associated core domain-containing protein, whose protein sequence is MKDATNDVIRPLWQGLRLDDASGLYHARNRDVSTTLGRPLQRDPIGFAAGDVNVYRWLGNGPMGLVDPLGLFGIRYFILWGALRLH, encoded by the coding sequence GTGAAGGACGCGACCAATGATGTCATCCGCCCACTGTGGCAGGGCTTACGACTCGACGACGCGAGCGGACTCTACCACGCCCGCAACCGAGACGTGAGCACGACGCTGGGCCGCCCGCTGCAACGCGACCCGATCGGCTTCGCCGCGGGCGATGTCAACGTCTACCGCTGGCTGGGCAACGGGCCGATGGGGTTGGTGGATCCGTTGGGGTTGTTTGGTATCCGCTATTTTATACTCTGGGGGGCGCTCAGATTACATTGA
- a CDS encoding WD40 repeat domain-containing protein, whose protein sequence is MLSQIMILCSILACSSSKEKDEIIVRREFGDSADIRLTIGIPFHCWVVTRPKKEKQWEYLLVNKTNHAVLRVLGEGSRYSDFKYLPQFPRLIQIINDTQVTIFDLKSNRDPVTFEIRNDGHQALWFMNGTKLVFAGADGTVEIHDYPSGKMLNRWVASDDKEGLGQMISFLEVSSDGNHLITGSGNDLRVWKIDTGELVHDFKVVRSARVYYFSPNKETIVALEWPEFIDICQLANGRSARISLRHRATCVKFSPDSKQFVVGTGDPYSIFAVYPLLRARGSVELFTIDPPTHKISRKRHSADVTKIEISPDQKTITTTDSQNQTIIHKLSDFYLVK, encoded by the coding sequence ATGCTAAGTCAAATCATGATTTTGTGCTCAATTCTCGCATGCTCTTCTAGCAAAGAGAAAGATGAGATCATCGTGCGTCGGGAATTCGGTGACTCTGCAGATATCCGCCTCACAATCGGAATTCCATTTCACTGCTGGGTCGTTACAAGACCCAAAAAAGAAAAACAATGGGAATATCTTCTCGTCAATAAGACAAACCATGCTGTACTCCGCGTCCTTGGTGAGGGCTCGAGATACTCTGACTTTAAATATCTTCCGCAGTTCCCTCGTCTCATTCAGATCATCAATGATACTCAGGTAACGATTTTCGATTTGAAGTCCAATCGTGATCCGGTGACTTTTGAAATTCGAAATGATGGTCATCAAGCCTTATGGTTTATGAATGGAACAAAGTTAGTATTTGCCGGAGCAGATGGTACGGTTGAAATTCACGACTATCCAAGTGGAAAAATGCTCAACAGGTGGGTAGCCAGTGATGATAAAGAGGGGCTGGGGCAAATGATCTCCTTCCTGGAAGTATCCTCGGATGGCAACCATCTTATTACAGGAAGTGGGAACGATTTGAGAGTCTGGAAGATCGACACAGGCGAATTAGTTCATGATTTCAAAGTTGTTCGTTCGGCACGGGTATACTATTTCTCACCGAATAAAGAGACGATCGTTGCTCTTGAATGGCCAGAGTTCATTGATATTTGCCAACTTGCAAATGGTCGATCAGCTAGAATTTCGCTACGACATCGAGCGACTTGCGTAAAATTTTCTCCGGATTCGAAACAATTCGTCGTGGGGACGGGGGATCCTTATAGCATTTTCGCCGTCTATCCATTGTTGAGGGCTCGAGGTTCTGTCGAGTTATTCACAATCGATCCACCGACGCATAAAATCTCCCGAAAAAGGCATTCCGCTGATGTGACGAAGATTGAAATCAGTCCTGATCAAAAAACGATCACCACAACGGATAGTCAAAATCAGACCATCATTCACAAGTTGTCTGATTTTTATCTTGTCAAGTAA
- a CDS encoding RHS repeat-associated core domain-containing protein gives MWQGLQLDDVSGLYHARNREVSATLGRPLQRDPIGFAAGDVNVYRWVGNGPIGAVDPFGLQGKVYVYAFEGLFGRVPGFLQAMSKANPSGKNDH, from the coding sequence CTGTGGCAAGGCTTACAACTCGACGATGTGAGCGGACTCTACCACGCCCGCAACCGCGAAGTCAGCGCAACGCTGGGCCGCCCGCTGCAGCGTGACCCGATTGGCTTCGCCGCAGGCGATGTCAACGTCTACCGTTGGGTGGGGAATGGGCCGATTGGGGCGGTAGATCCGTTTGGGTTGCAAGGGAAGGTTTATGTCTATGCTTTTGAAGGTTTATTCGGAAGGGTGCCAGGCTTTCTTCAAGCAATGTCGAAAGCCAACCCTAGTGGGAAGAATGATCATTGA
- a CDS encoding WD40 repeat domain-containing protein, producing MTRLLLCQIFVILLGGLRHENLLADQPSRTELKVSPDLGVSKVAISETGGLIAFACEVPVLRDDKRSRTQIRLFKMNDYKLITTIDCPGRLISSLQFTKDARYLLTCDSSGSCIVWNVKDKSKVGTFIGQNGEYSVAVITSDGRYVVINDEHGNCTFWDVATSKKIRELNDRKLACYAMIIKSDDSLVVMAGPSGRVTFIDVKSGRIQKDFDSMLGAIGSIALSPDNTKLLICGVSGTTLLWDIEGNFDIANWSTPKQRPLVCAFRSDGKQVAIGTVSGYIVLLSVDKEAKVVSMTLQSKGLMITGLIYLGTEKSFISCSLTEPNADLWKNWPD from the coding sequence ATGACAAGACTCCTATTGTGTCAGATTTTTGTCATTCTATTGGGGGGACTCCGCCATGAAAATCTACTTGCCGATCAACCTTCACGGACAGAACTGAAAGTGAGTCCCGACCTCGGTGTGTCAAAAGTAGCGATTTCTGAAACAGGTGGATTGATTGCCTTTGCTTGTGAAGTTCCTGTGCTTCGAGATGACAAACGCAGTCGGACTCAGATTCGGTTGTTCAAAATGAACGATTACAAGTTGATTACGACGATTGATTGCCCCGGAAGACTGATTAGTTCGCTCCAGTTCACGAAAGATGCACGATACCTTTTGACTTGTGATTCTAGTGGATCTTGCATCGTTTGGAATGTGAAAGACAAGAGCAAAGTCGGGACTTTCATTGGACAAAATGGGGAATATTCAGTGGCGGTCATCACGAGTGATGGTCGTTATGTGGTAATTAACGACGAACATGGCAACTGCACATTCTGGGATGTGGCAACCTCAAAAAAAATCCGCGAGCTTAACGACAGGAAATTAGCCTGCTACGCCATGATCATAAAATCAGACGATAGTTTAGTTGTAATGGCTGGGCCAAGCGGACGAGTCACTTTCATTGACGTGAAATCGGGGCGAATTCAGAAAGATTTCGATTCCATGTTGGGTGCCATCGGTAGCATTGCTTTGAGTCCAGACAACACGAAATTGCTCATTTGTGGAGTTTCAGGGACCACTCTCCTCTGGGATATTGAGGGAAATTTCGATATCGCGAACTGGTCCACGCCCAAACAACGCCCTCTCGTATGCGCATTTCGATCTGATGGCAAACAAGTGGCAATCGGTACTGTAAGCGGATACATCGTTCTTCTTTCAGTCGATAAAGAGGCAAAGGTTGTATCCATGACTCTCCAATCGAAAGGGCTGATGATCACTGGGCTAATTTACTTAGGAACTGAGAAATCGTTCATATCATGCTCATTGACCGAGCCAAATGCCGATCTCTGGAAAAATTGGCCAGATTGA